The Methylomicrobium agile genome has a segment encoding these proteins:
- a CDS encoding DHA2 family efflux MFS transporter permease subunit, translating into MTENDNTARAAWATLTHDSLNSAETGEHALTRTQFVFLNVALLLGNILVLFNTGAFASISLHATGGLGVSPSHAGWMQSYYFVSLALALPVSSSLSAAVGEVRLYLAAMAGMALASLLCAATSDLSWFLTGRALQGFFGGLTIPLSQTLLMREYPESTKSFAVSLWSIAALSPFTLGPAAGGWIADQWGWRWLFYLNIPLPLLSSALVWALLFDRYSTGRRTRFDKTGFLLLAVLLFCLQTVLNQGQDADWFNSPGLIATALTGAAMLGYFIVWELAERSPLLDLRLFGQRNFAIGSLLLSLGFMIMYGLLSVLLVRLQTVAGYTSFLAGSVLLPLVFLAKPIASVMHRIVHRFDARLLVCINMLLFALFCGWTSRYDFFGRGGWFTQPLWTQILEGFCLGGLFVPLTTLFLSGLAPKRQTQAVELGGLLRVMGGSVASPLFGVFWERRTAFHQSRLIESFSLYDGWSAHTIDRLHDAGLHGTLATARLAALAGQHAAILGLNDTFRLSAWLFVGLAGLVWFAAPAGPKPAASPKEDRRLEALEDLVEEP; encoded by the coding sequence ATGACCGAAAACGATAACACCGCCCGGGCCGCCTGGGCGACCTTGACTCACGACAGCCTCAACAGCGCGGAAACAGGCGAGCACGCGCTGACCCGGACGCAATTTGTCTTCCTGAACGTCGCCCTGCTGCTCGGCAATATCCTGGTGCTGTTCAATACCGGCGCTTTTGCCTCGATCAGCCTGCACGCAACCGGCGGCCTCGGCGTCAGTCCAAGCCATGCGGGCTGGATGCAAAGCTATTATTTCGTCAGCCTGGCTTTGGCGTTGCCGGTCAGTTCCTCGCTGTCGGCCGCTGTGGGCGAAGTCCGCCTTTATCTGGCTGCGATGGCCGGGATGGCGCTGGCTTCGTTGCTCTGCGCCGCGACGTCCGACCTGTCCTGGTTCTTAACAGGGCGGGCGCTGCAGGGCTTTTTCGGCGGACTGACCATTCCGCTGTCGCAAACGCTGCTGATGCGCGAATACCCGGAATCGACCAAGTCTTTCGCAGTCTCGCTATGGAGCATTGCCGCGCTGAGCCCGTTTACGCTGGGACCGGCGGCCGGCGGCTGGATTGCGGATCAATGGGGATGGCGCTGGCTGTTCTACTTGAACATCCCCCTGCCCTTATTGTCTTCGGCTCTGGTCTGGGCCTTGTTGTTCGACCGGTATTCCACTGGGCGGAGAACGCGGTTCGACAAAACCGGCTTTCTCTTGCTGGCCGTCCTGCTGTTCTGCCTGCAGACCGTACTGAACCAGGGACAGGACGCCGACTGGTTCAACTCGCCCGGATTGATCGCTACCGCGCTGACGGGCGCGGCAATGCTGGGCTATTTCATCGTTTGGGAACTGGCGGAACGCTCGCCGCTGCTCGACTTGCGCTTGTTCGGCCAGCGCAATTTCGCAATCGGCAGCCTGCTGCTGAGCCTCGGCTTCATGATCATGTACGGCTTGCTGTCGGTGCTGCTGGTGCGTTTGCAGACAGTCGCCGGCTACACCTCGTTTCTGGCCGGCAGCGTGCTGCTGCCTTTGGTGTTCCTGGCCAAACCGATCGCAAGCGTCATGCACCGGATCGTGCACCGCTTCGACGCCCGCCTGCTGGTCTGCATCAACATGCTGCTGTTCGCGCTGTTTTGCGGCTGGACCAGCCGGTACGACTTCTTCGGCCGCGGCGGCTGGTTTACCCAGCCCTTATGGACGCAGATACTGGAAGGCTTTTGCCTGGGCGGCCTGTTCGTACCGTTGACCACATTGTTCCTTTCCGGATTGGCGCCGAAACGGCAAACCCAGGCCGTCGAACTGGGCGGCCTGCTACGGGTGATGGGCGGCAGCGTAGCCTCCCCCTTATTCGGCGTATTCTGGGAACGGCGTACCGCCTTCCATCAAAGCCGCCTGATCGAAAGCTTTTCACTGTACGACGGCTGGTCCGCGCACACGATCGACCGCCTGCACGACGCCGGCCTGCACGGCACCTTAGCCACCGCAAGGCTTGCCGCTCTCGCAGGCCAGCATGCCGCAATCCTGGGGCTGAACGACACGTTCAGGCTGTCGGCCTGGCTCTTCGTAGGCCTTGCGGGACTGGTCTGGTTTGCCGCCCCGGCCGGGCCGAAACCCGCCGCATCCCCAAAGGAAGACAGGCGCCTGGAAGCTTTGGAAGACTTGGTAGAGGAGCCGTAA
- a CDS encoding REP-associated tyrosine transposase — MSHFRRAHIPGGSFFFTVVTERRAPILCTDTARTFLHTAIRECQRRWPFRIDALVLLDDHLHALLTLPEGDSHYSARWGWIKKKFTKAYLAAGDSEQALSASRIRQRRHGVFQRRFWEHTIRDEDDYARHFDYIHYNPVRHGYVESVQDWPYSTFHRWVKQGVYPPDWGSKVHGVMEFDDLDITAME; from the coding sequence ATGTCACACTTTCGACGTGCTCATATTCCCGGCGGCTCATTCTTCTTTACTGTGGTAACGGAACGGCGAGCTCCGATTCTCTGCACCGATACCGCCCGCACCTTCCTGCACACGGCCATTCGAGAATGCCAACGGCGTTGGCCGTTTCGGATCGATGCGCTGGTTTTACTCGACGATCATCTTCACGCCCTTTTGACTCTGCCGGAAGGTGATTCCCATTATTCGGCGCGTTGGGGATGGATCAAAAAGAAATTTACCAAAGCATATCTCGCTGCCGGCGATAGCGAACAAGCCCTTAGCGCTTCACGGATTCGTCAAAGACGGCATGGCGTTTTCCAACGCCGGTTTTGGGAACACACGATCCGGGATGAAGACGATTATGCGCGGCATTTCGATTATATCCACTATAACCCGGTAAGACATGGATATGTGGAATCGGTGCAGGATTGGCCTTATTCGACTTTTCACCGCTGGGTTAAGCAAGGCGTTTATCCGCCGGATTGGGGCAGTAAGGTACACGGCGTCATGGAGTTCGATGATTTGGATATTACCGCTATGGAATAA
- a CDS encoding sigma-54-dependent Fis family transcriptional regulator, whose protein sequence is MRKNPSSPQNLSAEHLLQHLPVSAFVLNARHQVVIWNKACEQLTGLKAEEMIGSDRHWQGFYTEKRPCLADLLLDDSLGDVKGLYEWAGAPASRTDIYHTENWCPMPDGRRLYLVIDACAIHDENGEVAAVVETQRDRTEQRLMMQALGDSEQRISSILGSAMDAIVTIDERHNITLFNAAAARIFRCAADFAIGQPFERFIAPRCAPLFKQFVVFDSAIKTPAWVPEGLSARRADGEEFPIEATFSPLEAGGQKLFTIILRDVNDRRLAEQKLERLQQEKGYLQEVINDEHNPGDFVSGSKVMRTVMEQVRMVARTDTPVLLLGETGTGKELLARAIHEYSSRNAAILVKVNCAALPAELIESELFGHEKGAFTGAIQQRKGRFELADGGTLFLDELGELSMPAQAKLLRVLQEQEFERVGGSETIRVDVRVIAATNRNLPEEIAAGRFRADLYYRLNVFPVEVPALRQRSADIPLLARFFLTKYAKKLGKHFDDIEPAGLEQLKHYAWPGNVRELQNVIERAVILSQGSQLEIPPLQPYQDKPSSLSEKPKTLESLEREHILHTLKETGWVISGPKGAAAILGMNPNTLRSRMLKLGISRTG, encoded by the coding sequence ATGAGAAAAAATCCGTCATCGCCGCAAAATTTATCGGCCGAACACTTGCTTCAGCACCTGCCCGTCTCGGCTTTCGTGCTGAACGCCCGGCATCAGGTCGTGATCTGGAACAAGGCCTGCGAGCAACTGACCGGCCTGAAAGCGGAAGAAATGATAGGCAGCGATCGGCATTGGCAAGGCTTCTATACCGAAAAACGCCCCTGCCTGGCGGACTTGCTGCTCGACGACAGTCTCGGCGACGTCAAGGGACTGTATGAATGGGCCGGCGCCCCCGCATCCCGGACCGATATTTACCATACCGAAAACTGGTGCCCGATGCCGGACGGCCGCCGGCTGTATCTGGTGATCGATGCCTGCGCGATCCATGACGAAAACGGCGAAGTCGCGGCAGTCGTCGAAACCCAGCGCGACCGCACCGAGCAGCGCCTGATGATGCAGGCGCTCGGCGACAGCGAACAGCGGATTTCTTCGATTCTCGGCTCGGCAATGGACGCGATTGTAACGATCGACGAACGCCACAACATCACCTTATTCAATGCGGCGGCCGCGCGTATCTTTCGCTGCGCCGCCGACTTCGCGATCGGCCAGCCGTTCGAACGCTTTATCGCCCCGCGGTGCGCCCCGTTATTCAAACAATTCGTCGTTTTCGACAGTGCCATTAAAACGCCCGCCTGGGTGCCGGAAGGGCTCAGCGCCCGCCGGGCGGACGGTGAGGAGTTTCCGATCGAAGCGACCTTTTCGCCGCTGGAAGCCGGCGGTCAAAAACTCTTTACGATCATCCTGCGCGATGTCAACGACCGCCGCCTTGCCGAACAGAAACTGGAACGGCTGCAGCAGGAAAAAGGCTATCTGCAGGAAGTGATCAACGACGAACACAACCCGGGCGATTTCGTCAGCGGCTCCAAGGTGATGCGGACCGTGATGGAACAAGTCCGGATGGTCGCCCGCACCGATACCCCGGTGCTGCTGCTCGGCGAAACCGGTACCGGCAAGGAACTCCTGGCGAGGGCGATCCACGAGTACAGTAGCCGCAACGCGGCAATCCTGGTCAAGGTCAACTGCGCGGCGCTCCCTGCCGAGCTGATCGAAAGCGAACTGTTCGGCCATGAAAAAGGCGCCTTTACCGGCGCGATTCAGCAGCGCAAGGGCCGTTTCGAACTGGCCGACGGCGGCACGCTGTTCCTGGACGAACTGGGCGAGCTGTCCATGCCGGCACAGGCCAAACTGCTCCGGGTACTGCAGGAACAGGAGTTCGAGCGCGTGGGCGGCAGCGAGACGATCCGGGTCGACGTGCGGGTGATCGCAGCCACGAACCGCAATTTGCCCGAAGAGATCGCGGCGGGCCGCTTCCGGGCCGACCTCTATTACCGGCTGAACGTGTTCCCGGTCGAAGTACCGGCACTACGGCAGCGGAGTGCGGATATTCCGCTGCTCGCGCGTTTTTTCCTGACCAAATATGCGAAAAAATTGGGCAAGCATTTCGATGACATCGAGCCTGCGGGCCTTGAGCAGCTAAAGCACTACGCCTGGCCCGGCAATGTCCGCGAATTGCAGAACGTGATCGAGCGGGCGGTGATTCTGTCGCAGGGCTCGCAGCTGGAAATCCCCCCTTTGCAGCCGTACCAAGACAAGCCCTCTTCTCTATCGGAAAAACCGAAAACGCTCGAATCGCTGGAGCGGGAACATATCCTGCACACATTGAAAGAAACCGGCTGGGTCATTTCCGGCCCGAAAGGAGCCGCCGCGATTCTCGGCATGAATCCGAATACCTTGCGCTCCCGCATGCTAAAGCTCGGAATTTCCCGAACCGGCTGA
- a CDS encoding LemA family protein — protein sequence MFKWLLTSFIAMMLSGCGYNTLQSGDENIKAAWGEVLNQYQRRADLVPNLVNVVKGYASHEKGVLTEVTQARARVGSIQATPELVDDEEAFRKFVAAQGEMTSAISRLLGVAENYPQLKADGLFRDLQAQLEGTENRIAVARNRYIDAVKEYNLTVRSFPTNLTSMLFGYKTKPSFTVENERAISQPPKVDFGAPAPAESPAQ from the coding sequence ATGTTTAAATGGTTATTGACTTCATTCATCGCGATGATGTTGTCCGGTTGCGGCTATAACACGCTGCAGTCGGGCGATGAGAACATCAAAGCCGCCTGGGGCGAGGTATTGAACCAGTACCAGCGCCGCGCCGACTTGGTGCCTAACCTGGTCAACGTGGTTAAAGGGTATGCCTCGCATGAAAAGGGCGTGTTGACGGAGGTGACGCAGGCGCGGGCTCGAGTGGGATCGATCCAGGCTACGCCGGAACTGGTCGACGATGAGGAGGCCTTCCGAAAATTCGTTGCGGCCCAGGGAGAAATGACTAGCGCGATTTCGCGCTTACTGGGGGTGGCGGAAAACTATCCGCAATTGAAGGCCGACGGCTTGTTCCGCGATCTGCAGGCGCAACTGGAAGGCACGGAAAATCGCATTGCGGTCGCCCGCAACCGTTATATCGATGCGGTAAAAGAATACAACCTGACCGTACGGTCTTTTCCTACCAATCTGACCTCAATGCTGTTCGGTTATAAGACCAAGCCGAGCTTTACCGTAGAAAATGAACGCGCCATTTCGCAGCCGCCCAAAGTCGATTTCGGAGCCCCTGCGCCGGCAGAGTCTCCCGCTCAGTAA
- a CDS encoding TPM domain-containing protein, producing the protein MLPFMRYGVGFLLLLFFSGAGALVPIPDLSHRVTDLTSTLSAAQANALEDKLAAFEAKQGSQIAVLIVPTTQPEEIAQFGIRVADAWKIGRKNVDDGVLLIVAKEDRKMRLEVGYGLEGAIPDAIAKRVIAETITPYFKAGDFAGGIDAGVTQLMRLIEGERLPPPQEAPAGQQNGGAFIFVLFGGIVAGWILSAMLGRVMGGMLAGLGSGAVGALLFGLGFAAFLIGLMVFFIVGIRQRSYGGWSSGGGFGGGYGGGYGGGSSWGGGGGGRFGGGGASGSW; encoded by the coding sequence ATGCTGCCGTTCATGCGTTATGGGGTTGGGTTTTTATTGCTGCTGTTTTTTTCGGGAGCAGGTGCGTTGGTGCCGATTCCCGACCTGTCGCACCGCGTCACCGATCTGACTTCCACGCTGAGTGCAGCCCAAGCGAACGCGCTGGAAGATAAATTGGCCGCCTTCGAAGCCAAACAGGGCAGCCAGATTGCGGTTCTGATCGTCCCCACCACGCAGCCTGAAGAGATCGCCCAATTCGGGATACGGGTGGCGGATGCCTGGAAAATCGGCCGGAAAAACGTCGATGACGGCGTGCTTTTGATCGTGGCGAAAGAGGATCGAAAAATGCGGCTGGAAGTGGGTTACGGTCTGGAAGGGGCGATTCCGGACGCGATCGCCAAACGCGTAATCGCCGAAACGATCACCCCGTATTTCAAAGCCGGCGATTTTGCAGGCGGCATCGATGCGGGAGTGACTCAGCTGATGCGCCTGATCGAAGGCGAGCGTCTGCCGCCGCCGCAGGAAGCGCCGGCAGGGCAGCAGAACGGTGGGGCTTTTATATTCGTTCTGTTCGGCGGAATCGTCGCGGGCTGGATATTGTCCGCCATGCTGGGGCGGGTCATGGGCGGAATGCTGGCCGGCTTGGGCAGCGGCGCGGTAGGGGCACTGTTGTTCGGATTGGGTTTCGCGGCATTCCTGATCGGGCTGATGGTTTTCTTCATTGTCGGCATTCGCCAGCGAAGTTACGGCGGCTGGTCCAGCGGCGGCGGTTTCGGAGGCGGCTATGGCGGCGGGTACGGCGGAGGAAGTTCTTGGGGAGGCGGCGGTGGCGGCCGATTCGGCGGCGGGGGCGCGTCCGGCTCATGGTAA
- a CDS encoding TPM domain-containing protein — MAFSAALLNDVEAAVHQSECHHRGELRFAVENALAPAWVWRGLSAQQRATEVFANLRVWDTEENSGVLIYLLLADREVHIVADRGIAKRVPQSEWDSLAQVMQEAFRGGDFRKGSLEGIERISKILITHFPSGERNPDELSNKPVIVRR; from the coding sequence TTGGCGTTTTCCGCTGCCTTACTCAACGATGTGGAAGCGGCGGTGCATCAATCCGAATGCCATCACCGCGGCGAGCTGCGTTTCGCTGTCGAAAATGCGTTGGCGCCCGCCTGGGTTTGGCGCGGCCTGTCGGCGCAGCAGCGGGCGACCGAAGTATTTGCGAATCTACGGGTATGGGATACCGAAGAAAACAGCGGTGTATTGATTTATCTGTTACTGGCTGACCGGGAAGTGCATATCGTTGCGGATCGAGGCATCGCCAAGCGCGTGCCGCAATCCGAATGGGATAGCCTGGCTCAGGTCATGCAGGAAGCATTTCGTGGCGGCGACTTCCGGAAAGGTTCGCTGGAAGGTATCGAACGCATCTCGAAGATTCTGATAACCCATTTTCCTTCCGGGGAACGCAATCCGGACGAGCTTTCCAACAAGCCGGTTATCGTTCGGCGGTAG
- a CDS encoding 2'-5' RNA ligase family protein, producing MLKAMKLSAVLGIFLASQPGWAQTADESVTAINIALDPDAALMLNAKAANARLRRDTPEGFAFDATHKPHITLLQRYVLTERLDGLYTAVGRVLARQKGIDLKLQASRYDYTPWKNKGIEILVVEPTPALRALQQQLIEAVAPFTVKTGTAAAFFVTPAKPDINPTTVDYVETFIPKHAGGNYHPHVTLGMASPDYLKKIIAEPFKAFTFSPVGVSVYQLGNFGTARKQLKTWPWEP from the coding sequence ATGTTGAAAGCCATGAAACTGTCAGCCGTACTGGGTATTTTCCTCGCCTCACAGCCCGGATGGGCCCAAACGGCCGACGAATCCGTCACGGCCATTAATATTGCCCTGGATCCGGATGCGGCGCTGATGCTGAACGCAAAAGCCGCCAATGCCCGCCTACGGCGGGACACCCCGGAGGGATTCGCTTTCGATGCTACCCACAAGCCCCACATTACGCTCCTGCAGCGCTACGTGCTTACCGAACGCCTCGACGGCCTTTATACCGCGGTCGGCAGAGTCCTCGCCCGCCAGAAAGGCATCGATTTAAAGCTGCAGGCCTCCCGGTACGATTACACCCCCTGGAAAAATAAGGGGATTGAGATCCTGGTCGTCGAGCCGACTCCGGCGCTCCGCGCTCTGCAGCAACAATTGATCGAGGCGGTCGCCCCTTTTACGGTGAAAACGGGAACGGCTGCCGCTTTCTTTGTCACCCCCGCCAAGCCCGACATAAACCCGACGACTGTCGATTACGTTGAGACCTTTATACCCAAGCACGCCGGGGGCAATTACCATCCCCATGTCACCCTCGGTATGGCCTCGCCGGATTATCTGAAGAAAATAATCGCCGAACCCTTTAAAGCGTTCACGTTTTCGCCGGTCGGGGTATCGGTCTATCAACTCGGCAACTTCGGGACGGCGCGGAAGCAACTGAAAACCTGGCCATGGGAACCTTGA